Genomic DNA from Fodinicurvata sp. EGI_FJ10296:
GACAAGGGGCGGCGCGCAGCCGAACACGGCTCTCGCGCCGGATTCCCCGCAATAGCCGACGTCCTCCGGCACGGCCATCGCTGGCGCTCAGAAATCGGTGCAGCGGCCGCCGACCTCCCAGTCGCCGTAGCGGGTCGGTTCGGGGCCTTTGCCGCCGCCGCGCTCCCCCGGTTTCTGCGGTGCGCCGCGACCGCGCGGCTCAGCCGCCGGCGTCGTGGTTTCCTTGACCGGTTTGTCATCCGCGCTGCCACGCGTTTCCCCACTCAGGCCACTTCGACCGCTCATCATTTCCACTCCGTCCCGATTTCAGCCTCTTTCGATGATAAGGAAATAGGGCCGGCCTGGGCGGGCGCAACCATATCGTACGATATCAACGCTGCCTTGAAGCCATCCGGCCATTGCCCACATCTCGGGTTGTCAAACCCGCCAAC
This window encodes:
- a CDS encoding succinate dehydrogenase assembly factor 4 encodes the protein MMSGRSGLSGETRGSADDKPVKETTTPAAEPRGRGAPQKPGERGGGKGPEPTRYGDWEVGGRCTDF